CCCACACTCTGCTGCTCTCAGTTCTGTTGGGGTTCAGCTACACTACTCCTAAGCAATTACTTTTTGCAACTTTTATTTCCCTTGGTGCATTTTACTACTACAAAACTTTTTTAGAGAAACCTTTCCCTCTCATATAACTGCAATATTGGATTTTTACAGCTATTCACCACCTGGAGGCATGGGTCCTCCTGACATCCCACTTGGGCTGGCCTGTGGTAGGAGCTGCTACTACCACCCTGTAGCCTCCTAATCAAAACTTCCATATATGTGTAAGATCAAAAAAATGCATGTTCCTGCTCCAAGGAGCTCTATTTCCACTGCAAAGCAGCAACTTGGTGGTGTGTGGGGGGGTACACAGCAAACCAAAGCCAAGGGCACCTGAGCCTCACAATCAGCTGTGGCAACCTGGAAGTCTAAATTGGTGTTGAGGCATGACCTCAGAACTTGGATGATGCCAGCTGTCCCCACTGACCAGGAAGACTGCAGAAAACACAGGGGCTGCTGAATGGTCTCTGGGAAATGGACCATAGTGAAGATCCCCTATGGAAAAGCCACCTTGGACCCAACTGTGCCCACAGTTCTGCAGCTGGCACACAGGTACTAATGGGGAAAATTCTATAAGGCTTGTGAGCTCATGTATTTTTGTCAAACTGATAGAGGGGAGGATGCCAGAGGCAAAGGGTAGAACCCCAAGGGTTGTCCTCATTGCAGGATATGGCCCTCCTGCATCCCCAATTTCCACCTTGATATTGTTTGGGTGGTGAGACATCTGTGGCCCATCATTTCAGCCCAAAAGCTGTGGGATGGATGGGAGAAGGGACAAGTTTCCAGCTCGCAGAGGGCTGAAGGGGGGGTGGCCTCACAGCAGCCTCAGTCACGGGGCAGTGCCTGGATCTGGAAGGGCTTGGGGCAGCGTGTGAGGCTGAGTGTGAAGGCGAAGGTCAGTGCTGTGGCTGAGGGTGCTTGGAAGGTGAACTTCTGCAGGAGGGCTGTGAAAAAGATGAAGAGCTCAGTCCTGGCGAGCTGCTCCCCGGGACAGGCCCTTTTgcctggaaaaggaggaaaaaaaaataaccccagtGATTGCTGAGCGAGCTGCAGCCACCGCTTCGGCTCCTCTTGCCTGCGCTGTGttgcacaggctgcaggagcttttcttcttggaaaGGTTAGGTGGCAATGTTCACCCACACATTTTGCAAAAACCTTCCCCAGAAGTTGACTGCTGAGCAAACTGCCACTGCTGCTTGGATATAGATGGAGGAGGGGAAacttagtggaaaaaaaaaaaaatcaaaacctaaaaaccccaaacatttacACAGTTtgtgcaaggggaaaaaaaaaaaagcttttttcttttttttttacatcctgCCCTAACAAACtgattttcctcctgctctgagcagtCAGTGTAAGCTGTTACTGGGATTTTCAGTGTGGGGATAGGCTGAAAGCTGGACAAGGAGAAGTACCTTCTGGAGACGGTGTcttgggaaattaaaaaagaactggaaaaaaggGAAACCACTTTCCCATACATCATCCTACCTgcagagaaggggaggaaagcCTCCCGCCTCCTGTACTGGCCGTTTTCCAGGAAATGTTCCGGATTAAAGGTGTCTGGAGTCTCCCACACGTTTTTGTCAAACATTATCGAAGTCAGGCTGGTCATCAGGGTGGTGCCCTGCAAGAGGTGGAGAGGAGGGGTGGTTACGTGATGGAGAAGAGCTGAAGGGTTGTCAGACTAGTTTATTATTAGCTCTGTTCCACATATAATgtaaactacatttttttaagggcaaaaatggctttttctaAGCTATGTCATTACATGAGGGGGAAAGCCTACAGGATTGTTCACTTCTGTGCTCCTCCATGTATCACCACAGTGTTGATCCATAccacagtgctgctgtcacTGGTGATGTTAATATAACCCATCTTTAAATTGATTGCACTGTGTTCCCATAGGAATGTGAAGCAATTtatccaaattattttcaatcGATCTGCATTattgtggggtttgggtttggggttttttttgttgtttttttttttaatgatctgGTTTATCTCCACATCTGTcagaataaggaaaatattttaatctgtgTGGAGCAAAATGCcttgagtttttttctttgtaatattCCTTCATACAAGCCATCAGATACATGGAAGAGACGAAATATATCTTTTTGTCTAGTGCTACATTTAACAGATAATTCTCAGTACTCTGTGGAACTAACTACCCCAAACTCTTGGCTTCCCTATGTTCTTTGGCCCTCTATTCCCATAATGCCTGGAGGGGATCTTGTATAAAGTTTCAGGgattaaaacttttaaaactgaaaatcttgACCAACACTGTAGGATCTCACAGTTCTCCTTCCTAAGGTGATGCAACCCATAGAAGTCCTACAGCATCCATCAGGTCTTGTCTTTTCTAAGTAACTGTGATATCTCCATAAGATCCTGCTAAATAGTTCCAATGCAGATTTGGGACCTGGGTCATGACGACCCGGTTCTGGCAGAGCAATGGGTGGTCTCCACTTACTTTGGGAAGGTGGAAGCCAGCCAGGGTGGTGTCACTGGTGGCCATTCTGGGCACCCCCAGTGGCACAATGTTGCCCATCCTCAGGACCTCGCTGAGCACGGCGCTGGTGTAGGGCATCTTCTCCTTGTCAGCCATGCTGGGCTGTCGGGACTGCCCGATCACTGCCTCGATTTCAAGCTGCACTTTCTCTACAGGAAGAGAGGCAAAAATAAGACCTGTGCTTAAAAGGTTCCCAGTAAGAAACCTGGGGCAAAAGCATGTGGGAAAGCTGGAAATGAGGAGCCACCAGTGGCCCTACCCTGAATGTGTGGGTACGCAGCCATGTAGAGCAGAGCCCAGCGGATGGCAGTCGCTGTTGTCTCAGTCCCAGTTAAGAAGAGGTCCAGGGTGGAGCACAGCAGGTTCTCTTCATGGAAATATGAGCTGGTGTCACCCTTAAACTTGGAGAAAAGTGTGTCAATGAAAATTCTTGTTAAGTAAGAGATGCTTTGAAGAACCCAATCCAAAACCATGCACCCTTAAGTCAAGTCCCGCTGCTATTTTATTATTCACTGCCCCATGACTTGGAAATTTCTACCCTTACTTTCCATTTACAAGCCCTGTGGAATGCTTTGAAAGACACCCTGTTTGCTgaggaattaattttgaaagtcGGTGGTGTGTTTAAATGTGAAGTTTCACAATGGCAACCACAGGCCTGCAAGCTCTCATAGAAATGTGAACGTGTTCCCTGAGAGTCCTCCTACACTGCATGACAATGCAAAATGGGAAAATACAAAGTGTAAAtacttccaaataaaaaaaaaaattaaaatctgtattttttcaaagtGATCAGGGTTGCTGGAAGTTTGATGTGGGAGAGgtagggaggagaaggagacaTACAGGAGGCATGGGCTCCTCTGGCAGAACAGCTTTGACTCTGCTCATTTCTCATTTCACCTAAAGCTCAGCTTTAGGTATTCACCTCTTaccttttctatttcctttaGGTAACAGTCAATATAATCTCCTGCCTCAGACTGGTCCAACTCCTCCTTGTGCTTTGCAATCACTCCCTTCACAAAAGCTTGAAGTTTCTCCCAGTGTCTGAAGATTTTCCTAAAGGGTCCTGGTAGCCATCTCATGACCAAAGGAAAAGCATTATATAGCTGGTGAGGCATCAAACAGAGAAGAAGAACATTtctcaagttaaaaaaataaaaagcagatacCACTGTTGAGCTGATGGTACAATTTATTATCTCCACTTgctaccaagaaaaaaaccccaccaaaaccaattTTGCTACAAAGGTCAGCTTAGTTACGTAGCTGTAAATAAGTACAAACAAGATAAGAATCTTCCAGAAGTTTTCTGCTGGCAAAGTCTGCTAATATTGTGTGGCCAAAGCTATCACCAAATATGAAGGACAAGCCTGAGGTGGCTACAGGAGACATAAATTGGTGTGGATGCAGAGAAGCCCCTTAATGCTGGGGTTTGTGGAGGGGACAGAGATCAGGCCTGGCCCATGGTGT
The sequence above is drawn from the Calypte anna isolate BGI_N300 chromosome 8, bCalAnn1_v1.p, whole genome shotgun sequence genome and encodes:
- the LOC103534860 gene encoding cytochrome P450 2J2; its protein translation is MELLFWPDMVSLLEKLNGRMLLVVLVMFLLIIDLLKKRRPRNFPPGPQLFPLMGTYVDFRQPLHLALQKLIGRYGNIFSVQFGSLTFVVVNGYQMVREALVHQAEIFADRPNIPLLQEIFRGFGLISSNGHIWRQQRKFAAATLKSISVSFEEKVQEESRYLVETIEEEKGQPFDPHYKINSAVSNIICSITFGNRFDYHDNRFQELLHSLAETLLLIGSFWGQLYNAFPLVMRWLPGPFRKIFRHWEKLQAFVKGVIAKHKEELDQSEAGDYIDCYLKEIEKFKGDTSSYFHEENLLCSTLDLFLTGTETTATAIRWALLYMAAYPHIQEKVQLEIEAVIGQSRQPSMADKEKMPYTSAVLSEVLRMGNIVPLGVPRMATSDTTLAGFHLPKGTTLMTSLTSIMFDKNVWETPDTFNPEHFLENGQYRRREAFLPFSAGKRACPGEQLARTELFIFFTALLQKFTFQAPSATALTFAFTLSLTRCPKPFQIQALPRD